The nucleotide sequence CTGGCCTTCGCGATCGGCATGGTGGTCGATGCGGCCATCGTGGTGCTGGAGAACATCTACCGCTTGCGCGAGCGCGGTCTGCGCCCGGCCGAGGCCGCCTACAAGGGCGCTTCGCAGGTCTGGGGAGCCGTGTTGGTCTCCGCCTTGACCACGGTCATGGTCTTTATCCCCGTCCTGATCATGGATCTGGAGGTCGGCCAGCTCTTCCGCGACATCGCGGTCGCTATCTCGGTGTCCGTGCTGTTGTCTCTCGTCGTCTCCATCACCGTCATTCCAGCGCTCTCGAACTGGCTGTTCGGCTTCGGCGCCAAGCAGGGCGAACAGTCCTCCGTCACCCGGATGCGCCTGCCGGTGATCGACAGCTTCGCCGATGGCTTCGTTCGCGCCATCGTCGGGTTTCAGCGGCGCGTCGTCTCGAACCGCATGATGGCGATCTCCGTGGTCAGCGCCGTGACCCTGGTCGCCGGCGCAGCGGCCTGGCTGTTCCTCCCCAAGCTGGAGTACCTGCCGGAGGGCAACCGCAATCTCGTGCTGGGGATCATCATCCCGCCGCCGGGCTACAATCTCGACACCACAACCGACATTGCCGAAGGCATCGAAGGATCGGTCCGTCACCTTTGGTCTTCGGAGACCGGCCCGGAACGCAACGAGGGGGGGCCGCCGAAGATGGAGCGGTTCTTCTTCGTCGCGACCCGCTCGACGACCTTCGTCGGCGCAATCTCCGAAGAAGCGCAGAAGGCCAGCGAGCTGGTCCCGGTGCTGCGTGGCCCGGTCTTCAGCGAACCCGGGACCTTCGGCTTCATCAACCAGCCATCGATCTTCGGCCGGGGCATCGGCTCGGGCCGAACCATCGAACTCGATATCTCCGGCGCCGAGCTCGAGACCATCGTACCGGTCGCTCAGGAGGCAGCCGGCCGCGTCACCCAGATCTTCCCCTTCAGCGAGGGCAACCAGCTTCGTCCCAATCCGGGGCTCGAGTTGGGCGCGCCGGAGGTCAGGGTGCTGCCCGACCGCATGGCCTTGGCCGACGCAGGCGTCAGTGCGCGCGAGCTGGCCGACACGCTCGATGCCTTCAACGACGGCCTGCGTGTCGCCGAGATCACGATCGGCACGGAACGCATGGATCTGATCCTGGAAGGCCCGAAACAACTGGAAGAGTCCACGCAAGGAATCGGCAATCTGCCGGTCGTCACCAGCAGCGGTCTGATTCTACCGGCCGAAGCCTTGGCGAACGTGATCCTGACCGCGGGGCCCACGGAGATTCGACATCGCGAGCGGCTGCGCACCATCACGCTGGAGATCCGCCCCCGACCCGGACTGCCTTTGGAGGCGGCGGTGGAGCAGTTGGAACGCGAGGTTATTCAGCCAATGCGCGATGCCGGACTGCCACCGGACATCCGCATGTCCATCTCGGGAACGGCCGACAAGCTGAGCGAGACCTGGGACGCGATGATCTGGGATCTGCTGCTGGCGGTGGTCATCGTCTACCTAGTGATGGCCGTGCTGTTCGAGAGCTTCGTCTACCCGCTCATCATGCTCCTGGCGGTTCCGCTGGCCGCGGCCGGCGGCATCGGCGGCCTCGCGCTGCTCAACCTCTTCACCTATCAGCCGCTCGACATGCTGACTCTGCTCGGCTTCGTCATTCTGATCGGTATCGTGGTGAACAACGCGATTCTGCTGGTTCACCAGACCTTGCAGCAGATTCGCGAAGAAGGCATGGCGCCGGAGGCCGCGATCCTGGACGCGACTCGCAACCGAATCCGGCCGATCTTCATGTCCACCCTGACCAGTGTCTTCGGCATGTTGCCGCTGGTGGTGTTCCCCGGCGCAGGCTCGGAACTCTATCGCGGGCTGGGATCGGTGGTCGTCGGCGGGCTCTCCATGTCGGCGGTACTGACCCTACTGGTGGTGCCGCCGATGCTCAGCCTGCTCGTCGGCACCTTGGAGGGCGGCCGAACGGCCGCTCCCGCCGCCCGGCTGCCGGATCGTGCAGAACCTCAGCCCGGCGAGTAGGCCGCTACCCCACCTTCCGGATACGCAGGACGAAGTGATCGCCGTCCTGACGATTTTCGAGAAGTTCGTGACCCGTCGTCTCGCAGAAGCTGACGAAGTCCTGCGGCGCACTCGGGTCCGTAGCCAGCACTTCCAGCGTGCCGCCGGGCGGCACCTCCTTCATGGCCTTGCGCGCCCGCAAAACCGGTAGAGGGCACTTCATGCCCTTGGCATCGAGCGTCCGGTCGCTCTTCGGAGTCGCTTCGCTCATATCCCTCGATCCTGTCTTGTTAGCGCATAGCAGGCCAAGGCGGCCCAGCCGATCAGGAAGCTCACGCCCCCAATCGGCACGATCATGCCGAGCCAACGCGTGCCAGTCAGAGCCATGACGTAGAGCAGGCCGCTGAAAACCACGGTTCCGGCCAGAAAGCCGCTGCCGGCGAGCGTCAGACTTCGTGCCGGCGCCCGGGCCGCAAGAAGCGCGACAGTCAAGAGTCCGGCGACATGCAGCATCTGATAGCGCAGGCCGGTGGCCAGCCAGTCCAAGGCTTCCGGCGGCAGACGACCCTCCAGTCCATGGGCCGCGAAGGCGCCGATCGCCACGGAGAGGAAGCCGCTAACAGCGGCGGTCACAAGCCAAAAGGTCATGATCCAGCACTTACGACCAGACACCACGGCACTGCAAGACGTCGCGAAGCAAGCTCGGCCGGTCGGTCATAAGGCCGTCGACACCCAGGTCCAGCAGCCGTTCCATCTCGGCACGCTCATCGACGGTCCAGACATGGACCTGGATATCCCGGGCATGGGCCGCCCGAATCAGATTGCGCGTAACGAGGGGGATACCGCGAAACTGCGTCGGCACCTGCAAGGCACCGCAATCCGGAACACCGAGCGGAAGGCCGTAACCGGTCGCCCAGACACGGAACACGCCGAAAGGACCCGGCGACCAACAGAGCGCTGGCCCCAGCAGCTCTCGCAGGCGACGCACACGCGCCTCCTGGAAGCATCCGACGCAAACCCGATCGAGAGCCCCCGCATTGCGGATCGCCTCGACCATGGGGACGACGGCCGAATCGCTCTTCGGTTCCAGATTGATGCGCAGCTCGGGCCAAGCCGCCAACAGCTCGTCAAAGCGCGGGATCGGTTCGCCCGCCACCCGCAGATGGCGCAGTTCGGACCAGTCCAGTTCGCTCACGCTTTGCGGCCGGCCGGCGAGCCGAGCCAAGTCGTCGTCGTGAAAGACGACTGCAACTCCGTCCCGCGTCGCTTGGATATCCGTCTCGATGTATCGATAACCAAGCCCCACGGCATGGGCGAAAGCCGCGAGTGTGTTTTCCGGAGCCTCAAGAGCGCCGCCCCGATGGGCGAAAGCGAGCGGACGGTTCGATTGGAGGAACGCATACGAGAGCATTGACCGCAGAACCTTGGCAGTTGTATCGACACGATGGAGGATCTTGGGGGAGACCTCGGCGTCGAGAATGCGAATTATCTTTACGATTTTCGTAAGTTCGCGTATTTATAATTCAACCAATCGGCGCAGATATCCAATCGTCCTGGCTTCCCTTGCCGAGAATGCGCCACAAAACGCAACGGTGGGAAGGTTCTTGATTTATGGCTGATACACGGGACTCCGCGGCCTGGGCACCGCACCCGGTTGACGCTTACGTCGGCCATCGGCTGCGGCAACGCAGGGTGGCTGTAGGTCTGACTCAGGATAAACTTGCCAAATCCGTCGGCATCACCTTCCAGCAGGTCCAGAAGTACGAGCGCGGCACCAATCGGATCGTCGCCAGCCGACTCTACGAATTGGCCCAAGTGCTGCGGGTTTCGGTCGACTACTTCTTCAAGGATTTCGAGATAGAGGCCGGCAGGCCGTCTGATGCGAGCGCCGCGGATCAGGGCGAGGCCGGCTTCTCGGACGTTATGGGGGAGCGTGAAACGCTGTCGTTGGTGCGCGCCTTCCACAGGATCGGAAACGGTATCGTGCGCCGCCGCCTGGCCGAGCTGATTCGCTCCCTTGGCGAGTCGAACAGAAACCTCTGCTGAAACCCCTTTGGTACCGCCGTGGACCGTTCGCGGCATGGCGGCAAAGAGTGCGGTCTGTCCTGCCGGGTCCCCACTCTCTGGGCGCCGCGCCGCTTTGATGCTACATCCGCCGCGCCATGAACCTGAACGACTTCGATTTTCACCTGCCGACTAAGCTGATCGCCCAGCGGCCCGTCGCACCGCGCGATGCCGCCAGACTGCTGCAGGTTGACTCTGCTCTGACCGACCGTGGCGTCAAAGAGTTGCCGAACCTTCTGTCGCCCGGAGATCTGCTGGTCTTCAACGATACGCGCGTGATCCCGGCACGATTGGTTGGCCGGAAAGGTGCAGGCAAGGTCGAGATTACCCTGCACAAGCAGGCCGAGCCGGACAGCTGGTACGCTTTCGCCAAGCCCGCCAAGAAGCTGCAACCCGGCGACCGGATCGACTTCGAAGACGGCTTCGCAGCCAAGGTTGTCGAGAAGGGTCAGGGCGGAGAGGCACGCCTGACCTTCGATCGCGCCGGCATGGATCTGCTGGCGGCGCTGCATGCTCAGGGGACCATGCCTCTGCCGCCCTACATCAAGCGCACGGGCGGCGCGGATGCGCAGGACCGCAGCGACTACCAGACGATCTACGCGGCCCGGGAAGGCGCCGTGGCAGCCCCGACCGCCGGGCTGCACTTCACACCTGAGCTTCTGGCAGGGTTGGAGGCCCGCGGTGTCAAGCGTGCGACCCTGACCTTGCACGTCGGCGCCGGGACCTTTCTGCCGGTGAAGACCGAACGAGTCGCGGACCATCGTATGCATACCGAGGTCGGCGAAATCTCGCCCGAGGCCGCCGCAGCCATCAATGCCACGAAAGCCGATGGCAAGAAGATCGTCTCCGTCGGCACGACCAGCCTGCGACTGCTGGAGCATGTCGCCGGCGAGGATGGCCAGGTCGCGCCTTTTACGGGTGAAACCGACCTGTTCATCCTGCCTGGTTATCGCTTCAAGCTGGTCGACAGGCTGATGACCAACTTCCACCTGCCGAGGTCGACCCTCTTCATGCTGGTTTGCGCCTTCGCCGGCAAAGAGCGGATGACGGCGGCCTATGCCCATGCCGTCGCCGCAGGCTATCGCTTCTACTCCTATGGCGATTCTTCGCTGCTGGACCGGGCATGAGCGTCGGTTTCGAGGTGACAGCCCGCGGGGGCGCGGCGCGGCGCGGAAGGCTGACCACCGCGCATGGACCGCTGGACACCCCGGCCTTCATGCCGGTCGGCACGGCAGCCACGGTCAAGGGCGTTCAACCGGAACAGGTCAAGGCGCTGGGCGCGCAAATGGTGCTGGCCAACACCTACCATCTGATGCTGCGCCCGACCGCCGAGGTGGTCGATAAGCTGGGTGGCCTGCATCGCTTCATGCAATGGCCGGGGCCGATCCTGACCGACTCGGGCGGGTTTCAGGTCATGTCCCTGGCGAAGCTGCGCAAACTGGAAGAGTCGGGGGTTACCTTCAAGTCTCACGTCGACGGGACCGAACACCGCCTGACGCCCGAGCGGGCTGTCGAGATCCAGGACCTGCTCGATTCCACGATCACGATGGTGCTGGACGAGTGTACGGCTTGGCCGGCAACGCAGGCGGAGGCGGCAAGCTCCATGGAGCTGTCCATGCGCTGGGCGGCCCGCTGCCGTGATGCCTTCCGCCAACGCGAAGGCTACGGCCTGTTCGGGATTGTCCAGGGCAGCGTTTATCCCGACCTGCGCGAGCGCTCGGCCCGAGCCTTGATCGATATCGGCTTCGACGGCTATGCCGTGGGCGGCTTGGCCGTCGGCGAACCGCATCAGGAGATGCTGCAAATCCTGGAAACGACGGTGCCGCAGCTGCCCGAGGACCGTCCGCGGTACCTGATGGGGGTGGGCAAGCCCCAGGACATCGTCGAAGCGGTTTGGCGGGGCGTCGACATGTTCGACTGCGTGCTGCCGACCCGCTGCGGACGCACGGGCCTTGCCTTCGTCCGGCGCGGCAAGGTGGTCATGAAAAACGCCCGTCATCGCGAAGACCCACGGCCACTTGACGAGACTTGCGCCTGCCCGGCCTGTGCCGGCGGCTTCTCGCGCGGGTACCTGCATCATCTCTTCCGCACGGAAGAGATGCTTGGGCCGATCCTCATGACGCTGCACAATCTCACCCACTATCAGACCCTGATGGCCGAGCTGCGAGCCGCCATCGAAGCCGACTGTCTGGAGGAGTACAGAGCGTGGTTCCAGGCCGAACAGGCCAAGGGCGACATCCCGCCCCTTTAGGCGATGCCGCGCGTGACACGAGAGCCGCGATCCGCGAGCAGGCCCTGGCGATCGGCTTCGACGCCGTCGGTTTCGCGCCAGCCGCCACCTCGCAAGCCGCCAAGCAGGGCCTGACCGACTTCCTCTCCCAGGGCTGGCACGGCGACATGGGCTGGATGGCGGAAACGGCGGAGCGCCGTGCCGATCCGCGGTCGCTCTGGCCGCACGCGCGCTCGGTGATCGTTCTGGCGATGAACTACGGTCCGGCAGAAGATCCCCTGGATCTGCTGCGCCAACCCAAACGTGGCAATGTCTCCGTCTACGCTCGCAATCGCGACTATCACGATACCCTGAAAAAGCGGCTGAAACGTCTGGCACGCGGGCTGGTCGAGCGCGAAGGCTGCCAGGTCAAGGTCTTCGTCGACACCGCGCCCGTCATGGAAAAACCTCTGGCCCAGGCCGCAGGACTGGGCTGGCAGGGCAAACACACCAACCTGCTGTCGCGTGAACTCGGCAACTGGTTGTTCCTGGGCAGCATCTTTACCGATCTGGAGCTAGCGCCCGATACCCCGGAACTAGACCACTGCGGCTCCTGCAACGCCTGTCTGGACGCCTGCCCAACGGCGGCCTTTCCCGCGCCCTATCGGCTCGACGCCCGGCGCTGCATCTCCTATCTGACCATTGAGCACAAGGGCCATATCGATCGCGCGTTGCGCGTCGCCCTTGGCAACCGAATCTACGGCTGCGACGACTGTCTGGCGGTCTGTCCCTGGAACAAGTTCGCGCAGCGCAGCGCCGAGCCGGACTTCCTGCCGCGCGCCGAACTGACGGCTCCCCGCTTGGCCGACCTCGCCGCACTCGACGATACCGGCTTCCGTCACGTCTTCTCCGGCAGCCCGATCAAGCGGATCGGGCGTGACCGATTCCTGCGTAACGTCTTGATCGCTATCGGCAATTCCAATGCAGCCGAGCTGGTCGCCACTTTGCGTCCTCTGCTCGACGATCCCTCTCCGCTGGTCCGCGCCATGGCGGTCTGGGCGCTCGGCCGCCTCGACACTATCGCCTTCATGGAGGAGAGAAACGCACGCATCGACGCCGAAAGCGACCCGGCCGTCAGCGCCGAATGGTCAAGCCCTGACCGGGGATCGGCGGGATGAGTGTACGCCGCTGCAGGTCGTAGCAGATGAAAGTGTGGCGATAGGGCTGGGCCAAGGCACAGGGGGCGCCAAGGGTGTCACGTCCATAGTAGATCAGCCGCTGATAATCGCCGTTGCAGCTTCGCAGCGCCGAGTCGTAGAGCTCGGCCTCGTTGTTCAACGCCGGGCCGTAGCAGAGCGAGATGACGCCCGGGCGCACAAGGTCGGACTGCGGCCCTTCCTGCAATTTCTGAGCGAGGTAGAGCTCGTTGATCTCCTCGACCAGCGCCTTGGGCGACGCGATCGGATAGGGATATTCAGCGCAGCCGGCGAGAAGCAGGAGCGCGAAGAGGATCGGCAACCCGGCAAGGCGAGGCAAGAAGGTCATGCGGCGGACAATAGCGACTTCGCCGATGCCAGTAAAAGCGCTTTGACACGGCTGACATGGCCGTCAGCATGAAAACTCGCTGTCGTCCGAGTCGCCGCCGCAAGGACTGAGTGTTCGAGGCTTTTCTCCACCATGAATCTCGTCTTTTTCGCCCTGGTCGCAATCGCCTTTGCCGTCGCGGCAGTGCGGCAGCTTCTCTGGAACGCCGGCGGGCTGGATGAAGTGGCGCCCATGGCGCTTCTCACCGACGAGATGATCGCCGCCGCCCGCGCCTCGGTCGAACTGGCGATCGGACTGGTCGGTGTCATGGCGCTGTTCCTCGGCCTGATGAAGGTGGCCGAGCAAGGCGGCCTGCTCGTGATCATCGCCAAGACCGTGCGGCCGCTGATGACTCGTCTGTTTCCCGATGTGCCGCCGAACCACCCGGCCATGGGCGCCATGATCCTCAACATCTCGGCCAATGTGCTGGGTCTGGGCAATGCGGCCACACCCTTCGGCATTCGCGCGATGCAGGAGCTGGACAAGCTCAACCCGCACAAGGGCACGGCGACCAACGCCATGGCGCTGTTTCTCGCGATCAATACCTCCTCGGTCACGCTGCTGCCGACCGGTGTGATCGCCCTGCGCGCTTCACTGGGTTCGACCGAGCCAGCCGCCATCGTACCCACCACCCTGGTCGCCACCCTCTGCTCGACCATCGTTGCCATCGTTGTCGCCAAGTCTCTGCAGCGCTTCTTTGCAACACCGTCGCCGGACCCCGAGGTCGAAGCGGCCGAGCAGGCAAGCGGCGCGGCCGCCGCGGAGAGATCGGAAATCCCGGGCGATATACCCGATGCGCCGGCAGGATCGGACGAAGCCTATCCGCTCCGGGTCTCTCTGCTGGTCCTGCTCGGCGTCGCCACGCTGGTGCCACTCACGGTTCTCTATGGCCGTGAGATCTCGCCCTGGATCGTGCCGGCGCTGATGGTCGGCCTACTCGGCTTCGGCATGGCCAAGGGGGTCCGGGTGTACGAGTGCTTCGTCGAGGGTGCCAAGGACGGTTTTCAGGTCGCGCTCAAGATCATTCCCTATCTGGTCGCGATTCTGGTGGCGGTCGCCATGTTCCGGGCAAGCGGTGCTCTGGAGGCACTGGTCGTCGCCATCGGGTCCGTGACCGACCCTCTTGGCCTGCCGGCCGAAGCGGTGCCCATGGCGCTCCTGCGTCCCCTGTCCGGCTCCGGCGCCTATGGGGTCATGACGTCGATCATGCAGGACCCGGCGACGGGACCCGATACCTACGTCGGGTTCCTGGTCTCCACTCTGCAGGGCTCGACCGAGACGACTTTCTATGTGCTGGCCGTTTACTTTGGTGCGGTGCAGATCCGGCGCATCCGCCATGCCCTCGCCGCCGGCATCTCCGCCGACATCGCGGGCGTGATCGCCGCCGTCGCCATCGTCGGACTGCTGTTCGGCGCGTTGTGATCAGGGCGCAGTGATCGGGGAGAGTGCGATGCAGCAGGAGGACGACACGCGGATCCCGACCCATCTCTGGGTCATGGCCCAGGTGCGCCGCTGCAACGACGGTGGCCAGCCTGCCTATGTGCTCCGCAAGGGCGAACGCATGAGCGGCCTGGTACTGGTGAAGCTCGCCTTGCTCGACGGCACCGCCAAGGTCCTTGTCCAACAGCGCGATCTCGACGGCCGGCTCGGCTGGATGCTCGCCAAGGGCGACGGCCCGATCGCGGAGCCAGAAGCCGATGCCTATATCGCCCGTACCATCGACCGGGACCCCGACCTCTGGGTTGTCGAGGTCGAGGCGCGCGACGGCTTGAACCCCTTCGAGGGGACAGCGATTTGAGGGGTCCGACAGGGCTTCACCGCCAGCCTTTGACCTGCGGCACGGCTTCGGCTTGACTGCCGCACATGCTCCCTCGCCCCCAGACAAAGGCGAAGACCGCCCTCGCCCGTGCCCAGATGGCTTTAGCCGCCGGCGACCTACCGGGCGCAGAGGCGATCTTGAGCCGGCATCTGCAGCGCAAGCCGAAAGACGCCGAAGCGTTAGCCCTGGCCGGCGTGATAGCGCTCCAGCGCGGTGCGACCGGGGAAGCGCAGCGCCGCCTGCGCCGGGCAGCCAAATTGCGACCCGACGATGCCGCATTGCTCACCAACCTGGGTATCGCCGAAGAGGCGGCCGGGGAGCCCGACGCAGCCGTCGCGAGTTTGACCCGAGCTTGCGCTCTGCGCCCCGACTTCGCACAGGCGCTCTATAACCTCGGCATCCTCTTGCGCCGGTTGGAGCGGCCCACTGAGGCGGCTGAGGCCCTGGCGCGAGCCAGCAACCTGGAGCCCGGTCACGGTAAAGCCAAGTCGGCCCTGGCCGGTGCCTTGCTCGATGCCGGCCGGTCCGATGAGGCGCTGACCGCAGCCGAACATGCCTTGGAGACGAGCGACGGCGAAGATATCCGCCTGACCGCAGGACTCGCCGCCAAGACGCTGGGGCGGTGGAAACAGGCTGCGCTGCATCTCGAGCAAGCCGGACAGCGGCCCGAGGCGCTGTTGGAGCTGGCCCACTGCCGGCAGGAAGCCGGCGAATCGACGGCGGCTCAAACCGCCTATCGCGCCGCCCTCGCTCTCGATCCGAGCCTCTATGCCGCAGCGGTCAAACGGCTGGTCTCCGCCGCCAAGGGAGAGCTGCCGCTGCGTCCCGCCGCGCTACGCGCCTGGCTCCTCGGCTAGCGGTTCGGCTGTATCGGTCTGAGCGCGGTAGTGTTTGCGGTAGACGCCCGGCTCTGCGGCCAAGGCGCCTTGCACCTGCGCGAAGGCCGCGGCCGCGGCCTCGTCGAGGGCGGCACAGTCCAGGTCCAGAGGCTGGCGCGGCACAGGTAAGCACTGCGCCACCGGGGTCCCCTTCGGCAGAACACCGGTGAAATCTGGATCGCGCCAAACGGCCGGAAAGTGCACGAAGGAATCGGAGAAGCCGTCGCAATCGACCAAACCGGTCAGAGTGGTGAAAGGCAGGTCGGCCCGGTTGACCGGATGCAGGCACAGCAGCGACCAGCCGGCCGGCAAGGCGATGGTCCAGAAGGAGTTGAACTTGACGACCAGCGCCTCGGGATCGTGCAGCGGCGAACCGGTGGCCTGCTCCGGGAAATGGCAGGAAATGGGCGCGCGCGTGTAGGGGCCGGTGGCACCCGGAGGCGGAACCGGCCAGTCCCAGGCAAAGCGACCCGACTCGACCTGCAGATCGCAGGCCAGCGGCATCACGAAGCCGGCGGACATGGCATCCACGAAGGGCGGGCACTGCTTCACCGTGCGCAGCGAAAACCCGAGATCGTCGGAGAAGGCTTCGCTGGGCATGGCTCGCAGCCAATCGGGCAGCGCGCGGCGGGATGGCAGCGGCTGCGGCAGGATCGGCTGCAGCTCGGGCGGACAGCGGAAGGTCACTTTCATAGGACTGCCCCGGGCCTACTGCGCCGGCTGAGGCTGAGGTTGGCCCTGAGGCTGGAGCGCCGGCGACCCGTCGCGACCTCGGTCCAGGCCCGAGGTCATCTCGGCGTCCGCGCGCTTGGCCGCCTCGATCCTCCGTTCCTCCTCCGCCCGCTCCGCCCGGCGCTTCATCTCCAGGGCAATGGCGGCGACCACCGTAAGGACAATGAAGATCACCGCCAAGGCGTTGACCTCCGGCGTCAGGCTGAGGCGCGCCATGGAGGCGAGCTGAATGGTCAGCGTGGTCTCACCCCCGATTGCGAAGACCGTCGTGTTGAAGTTCTCGAAGGACTGCAGGAAGGCAAGCACCGCCGCCGTGAAGATCGTCGGACGCAGGAACGGCAGAGTGATCTTCCAAAAGACCTGACGATGGGAGGCACCGAGATCGAGCGCGGCCTCCTCCAGCGCATGATCGAAGCGCTGGAGCCGTGCCATGAAGAGCAGCATGCAGTAAGCCGAGATGAAGGTCGCCTGCGCCAGAATCGCCAAAAGAAGCCCGCCAGGAACGCCGAGATTGTTCCAGAACACCAGGGTCGAGATGCCGAGGATGATGCCCGGGGTCAGCAGCGGCGAGACCAGAACGCCGTACAGGAACGTCCGGCCGCGCGTCTTAAGGCGAGTCAGCAGCAGAGCCCCGGACAGTCCCAGCGTGATCGACAGGGCGACGACGCCGGCACCGATGATGAGGGAGTTCACCACGGCAGCCCAGATCTGGGCGTTGTCGAAGAGCCGCTCGAACCAGTGGAAGGTCAGTCCCTCGAAGGGAATGGCCCGCGGGATGCCCGGTTCGTTGAAAGCCGCCACGAACATGAAGATCAGCGGCAGGAACATGTAGCCGAAGAAGATCACCAGGTAACCCTTGACGGCCCAACGGGTCATGTCCTCGGCCCGAAAGCTCGGCTTCCTGGATCGCGCCATCGTCCCTGCTCCCGCCGGTTCCGTTTCCACCTACTTCGCGATGTCCTGCAGGCTGACCTTGAACAGACGCATCATGACGAGAATGAAAACGATGCAGGTGGTCAGCAGCGTGAAGGCATAGGCCGAGCCGAGGCCCCAGTCGTTGCCCTCGTTGAAGGCGTCGTAGATCACCTCGGTGAACCACTTGGAAGTCGTGCCGCCGAGGATCAGAGGGACGGCATAGGAGCCCGCCGCCAACATGAAGGTCATGATGCAACCGACGGCAATGCCAGGCTTGGCGTGGGGGATCACCACGCGCAGGTGAATGCGCCACCAGGGCGCCCCCAGATCGCGCGCCGCCTCGATCTGGTTCCTATCCAGCGTGTCGATGGTATTGTAGATCGGAAAGATCATGAAGAGGATGTAGGCGTAGGTCATGCCGATGATCACGGCGCCGTTGCCCTGACGCCATCGGATCGGCTCGCCGATCACACCCAGCGCCAGAAGCAGTTCGTTGATCACGCCTCCATCGGACAACAGCATAAGCCAGGCGAAGGTACGCAGGATCTCATTGATCCAGTAAGGCACGATCAACGCCAGCATCAGCAAGGCGGCCTGTTCGCCGGGCGCAGCCTTCGCCAGATAGAAGGCGATCGGGTAGCAGACGATCAGACAGATCAGGGTCACCAGCACCGAGGCCCAGATCGTCTTCAGGAAGATCGAGCGGTTCAGATCGTTTTCGACCAGTTCCCGGTAATTGGCGAGACCGTACTGCGGCGCAGCGGCCAGCCGCGCCTGTTCCAGGCTCCTATCGTTTTCGGCAATGACAAGGCGATTGCCGTCGATCTGTACCTCAAGGTCGACGATCTCCGCGCGCAGAGCCTCAGGTGTGGCCGCTGCCGCCTGCTGCCGAGTGCCGGAGGCGAAGGGATTTAGCAGCGTCGCGCCGCCGCGCTGAACCTCGGGATCGGGTTCGCCCGCCTCGAGGGCCTCGATCCGCGTCCGCAGCCTGCCGACGGCGCGTTCGGCGCGTGTAATCTCTACGAAGAGGCGGTCCGTATTCGCCTGGATCTGCGCCGCACGCGCGCTGGCGGCCGGGTCGCTGTAGGTCAGCGACTTCTCCAGCATCAGAAGCTGCGGCAGGACGATCATGCCGACCATCCAGATGCCGCACCCGAGGAAGATGTAGGCGGTCATGACGCCGCCATAGCGGCGGACGAAATCCTGAACGGCCTGCATCGACTTGCCCCCTCCCCGCTGTATCTAGGCCGCCGCCGCGCTGTCGGGGCTTTCGCTCGGCAGAGCGACGGCTGCGTCGGCGGAGAAGCCGATGGTTACCTGCTGTCCCTGCGCGAGCCTCGACAGATCGCGGTCGTTGGTCAGGTGGACGATTAGACTGCGTCCCTGATCGCCGCGCACAAAGAGGTTGACGTAGGCGCCCTCCAGATCGATGCGCTCCACCTCGCTGACGAAGGTGTTGTCAGGCAGATTCGTCTCCGGCCGGTCTTCGTCGAGAAGCAGGCAGCGCTCGGGCCGCACGAAAACCGACGCCATCTCGCCCGGCGTCAGATTTTCCCGATTACGGGCGCGCAAAAGACCGCGAGGCGTCTC is from Algihabitans albus and encodes:
- a CDS encoding ABC transporter permease — translated: MARSRKPSFRAEDMTRWAVKGYLVIFFGYMFLPLIFMFVAAFNEPGIPRAIPFEGLTFHWFERLFDNAQIWAAVVNSLIIGAGVVALSITLGLSGALLLTRLKTRGRTFLYGVLVSPLLTPGIILGISTLVFWNNLGVPGGLLLAILAQATFISAYCMLLFMARLQRFDHALEEAALDLGASHRQVFWKITLPFLRPTIFTAAVLAFLQSFENFNTTVFAIGGETTLTIQLASMARLSLTPEVNALAVIFIVLTVVAAIALEMKRRAERAEEERRIEAAKRADAEMTSGLDRGRDGSPALQPQGQPQPQPAQ
- a CDS encoding ABC transporter permease, producing MQAVQDFVRRYGGVMTAYIFLGCGIWMVGMIVLPQLLMLEKSLTYSDPAASARAAQIQANTDRLFVEITRAERAVGRLRTRIEALEAGEPDPEVQRGGATLLNPFASGTRQQAAAATPEALRAEIVDLEVQIDGNRLVIAENDRSLEQARLAAAPQYGLANYRELVENDLNRSIFLKTIWASVLVTLICLIVCYPIAFYLAKAAPGEQAALLMLALIVPYWINEILRTFAWLMLLSDGGVINELLLALGVIGEPIRWRQGNGAVIIGMTYAYILFMIFPIYNTIDTLDRNQIEAARDLGAPWWRIHLRVVIPHAKPGIAVGCIMTFMLAAGSYAVPLILGGTTSKWFTEVIYDAFNEGNDWGLGSAYAFTLLTTCIVFILVMMRLFKVSLQDIAK